One Ochotona princeps isolate mOchPri1 chromosome 25, mOchPri1.hap1, whole genome shotgun sequence genomic region harbors:
- the PRRT4 gene encoding proline-rich transmembrane protein 4 isoform X2 encodes MAGRGCLGLGLFPWVLLAMPVGPQLASSSVPVALPTTLTPPPQSEASVLSLNLGLNFKFHLRGPAAVWGNPVTESQPLSPGLDQEPGDEVAGGQRTDLLWDLLGGSPGNSPSELGSAEGSSTTGASSLPAKSTSPVSGSTDRHMAPYQPRKSTVTWDTALKAVVPPSSAPRSHQSELELKFDVALRAGAAPTLGHRTLPLLPSLRASLAEIAGRLGPFGFFGTTLSPLRNSSGSSALGATTPSSPASSSGFFGTILSASSPPRERELLSPGLLDATTSLASASVATTPPDSAVPSSVAATDVSASSLGSASLQPECALESCGLGKLPDRSEQPPAAPLPLFLLTLEANWAEARARWGLAWEAHVYGVGALFGLVVVLALLALVLLPWRCPPGAPCLALLDLLLLLAGTTRAFPLFYDAYGHRERLPALAWLLLQDLPLPCLAAGLGLACLLLARPRPPWCPAVLAALLLLGLGLATAAALGSAAHRPLRPLRLASRGLHAFLAASLSGLLLALSCWRATPPWISARRPPSICDAASRRPSVARPCSPLASSRALPSGTPCPDLASTAPPRWEPQSGRGLSASWRKIPAPRRPGSSPPPGPGPLAAARPAHCADSHGTAPPCSCAPAPTSPLGARWPVSSVPRGPREAAPASPPQAPTRRCPHPPVPLRSPLRSCRLRRPCCRSSSWTPADRSTS; translated from the exons atggCAGGGCgtggctgtctgggcctgggactgttcccctgggtcctgcttGCCATGCCCGTGGGCCCCCAGCTCGCTTCCTCATCTGTGCCTGTGGCTCTTCCCACTACTCTGACCCCACCACCGCAGAGTGAGGCCTCTGTGCTGTCTCTCAACCTGGGACTTAACTTCAAATTCCATCTTCGGGGACCTGCTGCTGTCTGGGGCAATCCGGTCACAGAGAGCCAGCCTCTCTCtcctgggctggaccaggagccaggggatgaGGTAGCTGGTGGGCAGAGGACTGATCTGCTTTGGGATCTGCTGGGGGGCTCCCCTGGGAACTCCCCTTCAGAGTTGGGCTCTGCTGAAGGCAGCTCTACAACTGGGGCCTCCTCTCTGCCTGCGAAATCCACATCCCCTGTATCTGGGTCCACGGACCGGCACATGGCTCCCTATCAACCCAGGAAGAGCACTGTGACTTGGGACACAGCTCTGAAGGCTGTGGTGCCTCCGTCCAGCGCTCCCAGGTCCCACCAGAGTGAGCTGGAGTTGAAGTTCGATGTGGCATTGAGAGCAGGGGCGGCCCCCACGCTGGGGCACCGGACACTGCCTCTACTGCCCAGCCTGCGGGCCAGCTTGGCAGAGATCGCTGGGCGCCTGGGGCCCTTTG GGTTCTTTGGTACCACATTGTCTCCGCTCCGGAATTCCTCTGGCTCTAGCGCTCTGGGGGCCACCACGCCCTCAAGCCCTGCCTCCAGTTCAG GGTTCTTCGGCACCATTCTGTCCGCATCCTCACCGCCTCGGGAGAGGGAGCTCCTGAGCCCAGGCTTGCTGGACGCGACCACTTCCCTAGCTTCTGCCTCAGTAGCAACCACACCACCAG ATTCCGCCGTCCCAAGCTCGGTCGCCGCGACCGACGTCTCTGCCAGTAGCCTGGGGAGTGCTTCGTTGCAGCCAGAATGTGCCCTGGagtcctgtggcctgggaaaactgcctGACCGCAGCGAGCAGCCCCCTGCCGCCCCGCTGCCTCTCTTCTTGCTGACCCTGGAGGCCAACTGGGCGGAGGCCAGGGCTCGCTGGGGGCTGGCCTGGGAGGCCCACGTGTACGGGGTCGGCGCGCTCTTCGGTCTGGTGGTGGTGCTAGCATTGCTGGCCCTGGTCCTCTTGCCTTGGCGCTGCCCGCCTGGCGCCCCCTGCCTGGCGCTACTGGACTTGCTGCTGCTCTTGGCCGGGACGACCCGAGCTTTCCCGCTCTTCTATGACGCCTACGGACACCGCGAGCGGCTACCCGCGCTCGCCTGGCTGCTACTACAGGACCTTCCGCTGCCATGTCTGGCCGCCGGCTTGGGGCtggcctgcctgctgctggcccGGCCGCGCCCGCCGTGGTGCCCGGCCGTCCTGGCAGCGCTGCTGCTCCTCGGGCTGGGCTTGGCAACCGCTGCAGCTCTGGGAAGCGCCGCACACCGTCCGCTGCGGCCTCTGCGTCTTGCCTCTCGCGGGCTGCACGCCTTCCTCGCTGCGTCCTTGTCAGGGCTCCTGCTGGCCCTCTCCTGCTGGCGGG CGACTCCACCGTGGATTTCCGCCCGCCGTCCCCCATCAATCTGCGACGCAGCATCGAGGAGGCCCTCTGTGGCGAGGCCCTGCTCGCCCctagcctcttccagggccctgcCCTCGGGGACGCCCTGCCCGGATTTGGCCTCTACCGCACCGCCTCGCTGGGAGCCACAATCCGGAAGGGGCCTGTCGGCAAGTTGGAGGAAGATCCCGGCTCCCCGGCGGCCCGGGAGCTCCCCTCCCCCGGGGCCTGGCCCCCTGGCAGCAGCTCGTCCGGCTCACTGTGCGGACTCTCACGGGACAGCTCCTCcgtgctcctgtgctcctgcccCGACAAGCCCTCTCGGTGCCCGTTGGCCTGTGTCCTCAGTCCCCCGCGGGCCtcgggaagcagccccagcctcccCGCCTCAGGCTCCTACCAGGCGCTGTCCCCACCCTCCTGTACCTCTCCGGAGCCCGCTCCGGAGCTGCCGGCTGAGGAGGCCTTGCTGCAGGAGCAGTTCCTGGACGCCTGCCGACAGATCGACGAGCTGA
- the PRRT4 gene encoding proline-rich transmembrane protein 4 isoform X1 gives MAGRGCLGLGLFPWVLLAMPVGPQLASSSVPVALPTTLTPPPQSEASVLSLNLGLNFKFHLRGPAAVWGNPVTESQPLSPGLDQEPGDEVAGGQRTDLLWDLLGGSPGNSPSELGSAEGSSTTGASSLPAKSTSPVSGSTDRHMAPYQPRKSTVTWDTALKAVVPPSSAPRSHQSELELKFDVALRAGAAPTLGHRTLPLLPSLRASLAEIAGRLGPFGFFGTTLSPLRNSSGSSALGATTPSSPASSSGFFGTILSASSPPRERELLSPGLLDATTSLASASVATTPPDSAVPSSVAATDVSASSLGSASLQPECALESCGLGKLPDRSEQPPAAPLPLFLLTLEANWAEARARWGLAWEAHVYGVGALFGLVVVLALLALVLLPWRCPPGAPCLALLDLLLLLAGTTRAFPLFYDAYGHRERLPALAWLLLQDLPLPCLAAGLGLACLLLARPRPPWCPAVLAALLLLGLGLATAAALGSAAHRPLRPLRLASRGLHAFLAASLSGLLLALSCWRGRRRRAGAPLGGSGFKVPLPQVRSPFAPRESWRRAARTAPVAGTFGLLSGALQGYEVLHALGYGGQSGLEGPWSWWAFQLGLRLGEVGVALPLALLGLYPALCNPRVPPRCWAKLFRLSPSHAAPLLPGGWISGPPDKEPLGSAIARGEAELLQLCALAGPGPDLLLQRGGGGGGGCRGFEDNNPGPSPASSPCSDSTVDFRPPSPINLRRSIEEALCGEALLAPSLFQGPALGDALPGFGLYRTASLGATIRKGPVGKLEEDPGSPAARELPSPGAWPPGSSSSGSLCGLSRDSSSVLLCSCPDKPSRCPLACVLSPPRASGSSPSLPASGSYQALSPPSCTSPEPAPELPAEEALLQEQFLDACRQIDELSLGSDTIDL, from the exons atggCAGGGCgtggctgtctgggcctgggactgttcccctgggtcctgcttGCCATGCCCGTGGGCCCCCAGCTCGCTTCCTCATCTGTGCCTGTGGCTCTTCCCACTACTCTGACCCCACCACCGCAGAGTGAGGCCTCTGTGCTGTCTCTCAACCTGGGACTTAACTTCAAATTCCATCTTCGGGGACCTGCTGCTGTCTGGGGCAATCCGGTCACAGAGAGCCAGCCTCTCTCtcctgggctggaccaggagccaggggatgaGGTAGCTGGTGGGCAGAGGACTGATCTGCTTTGGGATCTGCTGGGGGGCTCCCCTGGGAACTCCCCTTCAGAGTTGGGCTCTGCTGAAGGCAGCTCTACAACTGGGGCCTCCTCTCTGCCTGCGAAATCCACATCCCCTGTATCTGGGTCCACGGACCGGCACATGGCTCCCTATCAACCCAGGAAGAGCACTGTGACTTGGGACACAGCTCTGAAGGCTGTGGTGCCTCCGTCCAGCGCTCCCAGGTCCCACCAGAGTGAGCTGGAGTTGAAGTTCGATGTGGCATTGAGAGCAGGGGCGGCCCCCACGCTGGGGCACCGGACACTGCCTCTACTGCCCAGCCTGCGGGCCAGCTTGGCAGAGATCGCTGGGCGCCTGGGGCCCTTTG GGTTCTTTGGTACCACATTGTCTCCGCTCCGGAATTCCTCTGGCTCTAGCGCTCTGGGGGCCACCACGCCCTCAAGCCCTGCCTCCAGTTCAG GGTTCTTCGGCACCATTCTGTCCGCATCCTCACCGCCTCGGGAGAGGGAGCTCCTGAGCCCAGGCTTGCTGGACGCGACCACTTCCCTAGCTTCTGCCTCAGTAGCAACCACACCACCAG ATTCCGCCGTCCCAAGCTCGGTCGCCGCGACCGACGTCTCTGCCAGTAGCCTGGGGAGTGCTTCGTTGCAGCCAGAATGTGCCCTGGagtcctgtggcctgggaaaactgcctGACCGCAGCGAGCAGCCCCCTGCCGCCCCGCTGCCTCTCTTCTTGCTGACCCTGGAGGCCAACTGGGCGGAGGCCAGGGCTCGCTGGGGGCTGGCCTGGGAGGCCCACGTGTACGGGGTCGGCGCGCTCTTCGGTCTGGTGGTGGTGCTAGCATTGCTGGCCCTGGTCCTCTTGCCTTGGCGCTGCCCGCCTGGCGCCCCCTGCCTGGCGCTACTGGACTTGCTGCTGCTCTTGGCCGGGACGACCCGAGCTTTCCCGCTCTTCTATGACGCCTACGGACACCGCGAGCGGCTACCCGCGCTCGCCTGGCTGCTACTACAGGACCTTCCGCTGCCATGTCTGGCCGCCGGCTTGGGGCtggcctgcctgctgctggcccGGCCGCGCCCGCCGTGGTGCCCGGCCGTCCTGGCAGCGCTGCTGCTCCTCGGGCTGGGCTTGGCAACCGCTGCAGCTCTGGGAAGCGCCGCACACCGTCCGCTGCGGCCTCTGCGTCTTGCCTCTCGCGGGCTGCACGCCTTCCTCGCTGCGTCCTTGTCAGGGCTCCTGCTGGCCCTCTCCTGCTGGCGGGGTAGGCGACGGAGAGCCGGGGCGCCCCTGGGAGGTTCGGGTTTCAAGGTTCCTCTCCCGCAGGTGCGCAGCCCTTTCGCCCCGCGGGAGTCCTGGCGGCGCGCGGCGCGCACCGCCCCAGTGGCCGGCACCTTCGGGTTGCTGAGTGGGGCTCTGCAGGGCTACGAGGTGCTGCATGCCCTGGGTTATGGCGGCCAGTCGGGCCTGGAGGGGCCCTGGTCTTGGTGGGCCTTCCAGCTAGGCCTGCGTCTGGGCGAGGTGGGCGTTGCGCTCCCGCTGGCACTGCTGGGTCTCTACCCCGCGCTCTGCAATCCTCGAGTGCCACCTCGCTGCTGGGCCAAGCTCTTCCGCCTGTCCCCGAGCCACGCGGCCCCTCTGCTGCCCGGAGGTTGGATCTCTGGACCTCCGGACAAGGAGCCCCTGGGGAGCGCCATTGCGCGTGGCGAGGCAGAACTGCTGCAGTTGTGCGCCCTGGCGGGGCCAGGCCCTGATCTCCTACTCcagcgtggtggtggtggtggcggcggctgcCGCGGCTTTGAGGACAACAACCCGGGCCCATCCCCGGCCTCCTCTCCGTGCAGCGACTCCACCGTGGATTTCCGCCCGCCGTCCCCCATCAATCTGCGACGCAGCATCGAGGAGGCCCTCTGTGGCGAGGCCCTGCTCGCCCctagcctcttccagggccctgcCCTCGGGGACGCCCTGCCCGGATTTGGCCTCTACCGCACCGCCTCGCTGGGAGCCACAATCCGGAAGGGGCCTGTCGGCAAGTTGGAGGAAGATCCCGGCTCCCCGGCGGCCCGGGAGCTCCCCTCCCCCGGGGCCTGGCCCCCTGGCAGCAGCTCGTCCGGCTCACTGTGCGGACTCTCACGGGACAGCTCCTCcgtgctcctgtgctcctgcccCGACAAGCCCTCTCGGTGCCCGTTGGCCTGTGTCCTCAGTCCCCCGCGGGCCtcgggaagcagccccagcctcccCGCCTCAGGCTCCTACCAGGCGCTGTCCCCACCCTCCTGTACCTCTCCGGAGCCCGCTCCGGAGCTGCCGGCTGAGGAGGCCTTGCTGCAGGAGCAGTTCCTGGACGCCTGCCGACAGATCGACGAGCTGAGTCTGGGCAGTGACACCATAGACCTGTAG